In a single window of the uncultured Dysgonomonas sp. genome:
- the lipB gene encoding lipoyl(octanoyl) transferase LipB, whose translation MIYEDLKTIEYGVAWDYQQQLFAEALNCKDKGIQTNNHLLFCEHPHTITIGKHGKQENLLFQESYLKEKGVSLFQIDRGGDITYHGPGQLVGYPIFDLESYGIGLRQYIFNVEEIIIRLLQSYNIQSERLNGAAGVWLDTTTPSKTRKIAAIGVRSSRFVTMHGFALNVNTDLSFFSLINPCGFIDKGVTSMEKELGYKVNMEEVKVKAKKLFEEIFIEKIV comes from the coding sequence ATGATATACGAAGACCTGAAAACAATAGAATACGGCGTTGCATGGGATTACCAGCAACAACTATTCGCAGAGGCTTTAAACTGCAAGGATAAAGGAATTCAGACTAATAATCATCTACTGTTTTGCGAACATCCCCATACTATCACAATTGGCAAACATGGCAAACAGGAGAATTTACTCTTTCAGGAAAGTTACCTAAAAGAAAAAGGAGTATCACTTTTCCAAATAGACAGGGGTGGTGACATCACCTATCATGGTCCGGGACAACTTGTAGGTTATCCGATATTCGATCTGGAGTCTTATGGTATCGGTCTTCGCCAATATATCTTTAACGTAGAAGAAATTATTATCCGGCTTCTTCAATCTTATAATATTCAATCCGAACGCCTTAATGGTGCCGCAGGTGTATGGCTGGATACAACCACGCCTTCAAAAACGAGGAAGATAGCCGCTATTGGAGTACGCAGCAGCCGCTTTGTGACTATGCACGGATTTGCACTGAATGTAAATACCGATTTATCTTTTTTCTCACTCATTAATCCCTGTGGTTTTATTGATAAAGGAGTTACCTCAATGGAAAAAGAGCTGGGATACAAAGTAAACATGGAAGAAGTAAAGGTAAAAGCGAAGAAGCTGTTTGAAGAGATCTTCATTGAAAAGATTGTTTAA
- the ruvC gene encoding crossover junction endodeoxyribonuclease RuvC, producing the protein MIEKERIILGIDPGTQVMGYGVLRVVNNKPEMLAMGILQLSKYDDHYLKLRRIFERIIGLIDEFLPDELAIEAPFFGKNVQSMLKLGRAQGVAMAAALSRDIPIFEYAPLKIKMSITGNGRAAKEQVAYMLQNFLKIPNENMLPQMDATDGLAAAVCHFFQTNNPSQEVKFTSWKDYINKNPSKVKK; encoded by the coding sequence ATGATAGAAAAGGAACGGATCATTCTGGGTATTGACCCCGGGACTCAGGTAATGGGATATGGTGTTTTAAGGGTGGTGAATAACAAGCCCGAAATGCTGGCAATGGGTATACTCCAATTAAGCAAGTATGATGACCACTATCTCAAACTTCGCCGTATCTTTGAACGGATAATCGGCCTGATTGATGAATTTCTGCCTGACGAGCTGGCTATCGAGGCTCCCTTTTTTGGAAAGAATGTGCAAAGTATGCTCAAGCTCGGCCGTGCGCAGGGTGTAGCTATGGCTGCTGCCTTATCCCGTGATATTCCTATTTTTGAATATGCCCCATTGAAAATAAAGATGTCGATTACCGGAAACGGAAGGGCAGCTAAAGAGCAGGTTGCCTATATGTTACAAAACTTTTTGAAAATCCCCAATGAGAATATGCTACCGCAGATGGATGCTACCGACGGATTAGCCGCTGCTGTTTGCCATTTTTTTCAAACAAACAACCCTTCTCAGGAAGTAAAATTTACAAGTTGGAAAGATTATATAAATAAAAATCCGTCAAAAGTAAAAAAATAG
- a CDS encoding DUF4286 family protein: MIIFNTTFHVEDDVCGDYISYMKETYIPKAATSGFLHEPRFARIHAQHEESGSSYSLQFKVKNVDTLNHWFETEGLALQKEITIRFGNKTLGFVTLLEEIEL, from the coding sequence ATGATAATATTCAATACCACTTTTCATGTAGAAGACGATGTTTGCGGCGATTACATTAGCTACATGAAAGAAACATATATCCCGAAAGCTGCTACCAGCGGATTCCTCCATGAACCGCGATTCGCCCGTATTCATGCACAACATGAAGAAAGCGGCAGCAGTTATTCCTTGCAATTCAAAGTAAAAAATGTAGACACACTCAACCACTGGTTCGAAACTGAAGGCCTGGCTTTGCAAAAAGAAATTACGATACGCTTCGGGAATAAAACTCTGGGATTTGTTACATTACTCGAAGAAATAGAACTATAA
- a CDS encoding DUF5009 domain-containing protein: protein MDSSLIAKPVRVASIDIFRALTMFFMIFVNDFWSVSGVPHWLEHAAASEDMLGFSDVVFPSFLFILGMSIPLAMESRMKKGETKKQILWHIVVRSVALLAMGLFTVNLESGVADETGISKPVFTILTLFGFFLIWNVYPKQGGGKKHLFTALKVLGVIILGVLAVIYRDGEGGLFQIRWWGILGLIGWTYLLCAIIYLFLYKNRMYLWIAGVLFILLCVAGSNHWLGFFHEIIPGNGCFHAFTMGGVLLMLLFKRPETEVSGNRKLVITFVAGIGTLLLGFLSHSFWIISKIQATPTWLFLCLGISLLTYAFIYWLTDMQGKASWFDIIKPAGTATLTCYLLPYLLYSIFTLINLQLPEALLVSPVGLLKCAVFSLLTIGLTALLVKVGVKLKI, encoded by the coding sequence ATGGATTCCTCTCTTATAGCAAAACCTGTACGGGTAGCCTCGATAGATATATTCAGGGCTTTGACGATGTTTTTTATGATTTTTGTCAACGATTTCTGGTCTGTATCGGGTGTTCCCCATTGGCTGGAACATGCGGCGGCTTCGGAAGATATGCTGGGCTTTTCGGATGTCGTATTTCCTTCTTTCCTTTTTATATTGGGTATGTCTATACCTCTGGCTATGGAGAGCCGGATGAAGAAAGGTGAGACGAAAAAACAGATCTTATGGCATATAGTCGTGCGCTCGGTGGCATTGTTGGCTATGGGACTCTTTACCGTAAATCTGGAATCGGGTGTAGCGGATGAGACGGGTATAAGTAAACCTGTCTTTACGATATTAACATTGTTTGGTTTCTTTCTTATTTGGAACGTTTATCCAAAACAGGGAGGCGGTAAAAAGCATCTGTTTACAGCCTTGAAAGTTTTGGGGGTTATTATACTTGGTGTATTGGCAGTAATCTACAGAGATGGAGAGGGTGGATTGTTCCAGATCCGCTGGTGGGGGATTTTAGGGCTTATCGGCTGGACATATTTACTGTGTGCAATCATTTACCTGTTTTTATACAAGAACCGAATGTATTTGTGGATTGCAGGTGTGTTGTTTATATTGTTATGTGTGGCCGGATCTAATCACTGGTTAGGATTCTTCCATGAGATAATCCCGGGGAATGGTTGTTTCCATGCATTTACAATGGGAGGTGTGTTACTTATGTTACTTTTTAAACGTCCTGAAACAGAAGTTAGCGGGAACCGTAAGTTAGTCATAACTTTCGTCGCAGGTATTGGGACTCTGTTGCTTGGATTCCTATCGCATTCATTCTGGATTATATCTAAGATACAGGCTACGCCGACATGGTTGTTTTTGTGTTTGGGAATATCCCTTCTGACATATGCTTTTATATACTGGCTCACCGATATGCAAGGGAAAGCATCGTGGTTTGATATTATAAAGCCTGCAGGAACAGCTACCTTGACCTGTTATTTGCTGCCATATTTATTATATTCGATTTTTACATTGATAAATCTGCAATTACCGGAAGCCTTGTTGGTTAGTCCGGTCGGATTATTGAAGTGTGCTGTATTTTCATTGCTGACTATCGGGCTTACTGCATTGCTGGTGAAGGTTGGAGTGAAACTGAAAATATAG
- a CDS encoding energy transducer TonB, protein MKRALLFFLLSVTIFSNAQEGSLGKDNIYIAVDIMPRFPGGEQEMYKFMKERQKYPESAIKANIEGRIIARFTIKTDGSITNIHIVRGIHPDCDSLVVDIIKAMPKWEWGKDVKNIKDTDFTLPVIFRLPIEGIADGESILFIADQMPSYPGGEQAMFEFIRDNLKWLDDGTDFQGRVVIRFIVTKEGKIVKPVVIKGLTSAADKEALRVINLMPDWIPGKHKGELVNVYYTIPIVFRLR, encoded by the coding sequence ATGAAGAGAGCATTATTATTTTTTCTTTTATCAGTAACCATCTTTTCTAATGCGCAGGAGGGGAGTTTGGGTAAAGACAATATATATATTGCTGTGGATATTATGCCCCGGTTTCCCGGAGGGGAGCAAGAGATGTATAAATTTATGAAGGAAAGACAGAAGTATCCGGAATCGGCTATAAAGGCTAATATTGAAGGCCGGATTATTGCCAGATTTACAATAAAAACTGATGGTAGTATAACGAATATACATATTGTCAGAGGTATTCATCCCGACTGTGACAGTTTAGTTGTGGATATAATAAAGGCGATGCCTAAATGGGAATGGGGAAAAGATGTAAAAAATATTAAGGATACAGATTTTACACTTCCTGTTATTTTTCGTCTGCCAATAGAAGGTATTGCAGATGGTGAGTCCATACTATTTATAGCAGATCAAATGCCGTCTTATCCCGGAGGGGAACAGGCAATGTTTGAGTTTATAAGAGATAATCTGAAATGGTTGGATGATGGAACTGATTTTCAAGGTCGGGTAGTAATCCGTTTCATCGTTACTAAAGAAGGAAAGATTGTAAAGCCTGTAGTAATAAAAGGTCTTACATCTGCTGCGGATAAAGAAGCTCTCAGAGTAATAAATTTAATGCCGGACTGGATACCGGGAAAACATAAAGGAGAACTAGTGAATGTATATTATACTATACCGATTGTGTTTCGGCTGAGGTAA
- a CDS encoding IS3 family transposase produces MKKSESLSRRKGSPSTQDWAQAIQGLRQKGHDLQTILRIHGMARSTFYYHISRINSTDKYADIRKRIVDIFEAHHKRYGYRRVYMQLLNEGYLINHKTVQKLMAEMHLKSKVRKVKYKSYKGEVGRIAPNVLNRDFKAEKPYRKWATDVTEFKIEGKKAYLSPIIDMFNGEIISYTISDSPDLKMVMDMIKKAQNKVNITGELILHSDQGYHYQHKQYQMTLKKNGIIQSMSRKGNCLDNAVMENFFGIMKSELLYLKKFKSISEFKKELTEYIEYYNNERIKLKLKGKSPVKYRTLYT; encoded by the coding sequence ATTAAAAAAAGTGAAAGCCTTAGTCGAAGAAAAGGAAGCCCGTCTACGCAAGATTGGGCGCAAGCCATCCAAGGACTAAGGCAGAAAGGTCATGATCTTCAAACAATACTGAGGATCCATGGGATGGCTCGCTCAACCTTCTATTATCATATATCCCGTATTAACAGCACAGACAAATATGCTGATATAAGAAAACGTATAGTTGATATTTTTGAAGCTCACCACAAACGTTATGGGTATCGTCGGGTGTATATGCAGCTCCTAAATGAGGGATATTTGATTAATCATAAGACGGTGCAAAAACTTATGGCAGAAATGCATCTGAAATCAAAAGTCCGTAAGGTAAAATATAAGTCATATAAAGGAGAAGTTGGCAGGATTGCTCCTAACGTACTTAATCGTGACTTTAAAGCTGAAAAGCCATACCGAAAATGGGCTACAGATGTTACTGAATTTAAAATTGAGGGTAAGAAGGCATATCTTTCTCCTATTATTGATATGTTCAATGGGGAAATCATATCTTATACCATATCCGACAGTCCTGATTTAAAGATGGTTATGGATATGATAAAAAAGGCTCAAAATAAAGTGAACATAACCGGCGAACTTATTTTGCACTCAGATCAGGGATATCATTATCAACATAAGCAATATCAGATGACACTTAAAAAGAATGGAATTATACAAAGCATGTCTCGCAAAGGTAATTGTTTGGATAACGCTGTTATGGAGAATTTCTTTGGCATTATGAAGTCTGAATTACTATATTTGAAGAAATTTAAGAGCATCAGTGAGTTTAAAAAGGAACTGACAGAATACATCGAGTATTATAATAATGAGAGAATCAAACTTAAATTAAAAGGAAAGAGCCCGGTAAAATACCGAACTCTATACACTTGA
- a CDS encoding MAC/perforin domain-containing protein, which produces MKKKINALILCCLFLSFTGCSNSDDFTVDVPEEKQEEVNPMDAFTPLKSKPITNKKDLLGKGYDYTGSYASDISVRENVLDIDKFLNEKPERYDKMESTQSSNFTVSGANAWRYTKHLTNISNDSYWNPIPDNINAFSGFILDNEMLYNKDDKNAKDYSFASIHYYFHNGKYALNARPDDLFDYLTVDFRNDITSLSANKIIEKYGTHVIGEYIKGMRLDLIYKSKIDKSGYTTPEYDGISYTEEYIEDGIRHTLRSIGYWPNGPGNPPDENNVKLNGIPILYIENHGGDNSLIPSGVYNLQKQYPQLNINKWFQSLTEDNAALVDLNLDKLIPIYELVTDELKKTELQNAIEKYIKDRQIVFK; this is translated from the coding sequence ATGAAGAAAAAAATTAATGCCCTGATCTTATGTTGCCTATTCTTATCCTTCACAGGATGTTCCAATAGCGATGATTTTACAGTAGATGTACCTGAAGAAAAGCAGGAAGAAGTAAACCCGATGGACGCATTTACCCCCCTTAAATCAAAACCAATTACAAACAAAAAAGATTTATTAGGAAAGGGTTATGATTATACTGGTTCATATGCAAGCGATATTTCAGTCAGAGAAAATGTACTTGATATAGATAAATTTCTAAATGAAAAACCGGAACGTTACGATAAAATGGAATCCACCCAAAGTTCAAATTTTACCGTTTCCGGAGCTAATGCATGGCGTTATACAAAACACCTTACAAATATATCCAATGATAGCTACTGGAATCCGATACCCGATAATATTAACGCTTTTTCAGGCTTTATTCTAGACAATGAAATGCTCTATAACAAAGACGATAAAAATGCAAAGGATTATTCATTCGCCAGCATCCATTATTACTTTCATAATGGTAAGTACGCATTAAATGCTAGACCTGACGATCTTTTTGATTATTTGACAGTCGATTTCAGGAATGATATCACCTCTTTATCTGCAAACAAAATCATTGAAAAATACGGTACACATGTTATCGGCGAGTATATCAAAGGTATGCGTCTGGATTTAATATACAAGTCTAAAATAGATAAATCGGGGTATACAACTCCTGAATATGATGGCATATCCTACACCGAAGAGTATATTGAAGATGGGATAAGACACACTCTCAGGAGTATTGGCTATTGGCCTAATGGGCCGGGTAATCCGCCAGATGAAAACAATGTAAAACTAAATGGTATCCCTATCCTCTATATTGAAAACCATGGAGGTGACAATAGCCTAATACCATCCGGAGTCTACAATCTACAGAAACAATATCCACAATTAAATATCAACAAATGGTTTCAATCTTTAACTGAAGATAATGCTGCCCTTGTAGACTTGAATTTAGACAAACTTATTCCTATATATGAGCTTGTAACAGATGAACTGAAGAAAACAGAATTACAAAATGCAATAGAAAAATACATCAAAGACCGACAGATTGTTTTTAAATAA
- a CDS encoding phosphoglycerate kinase — MITIDKFNFSGKKAFVRVDFNVPLDADFNITDDTRIRAAMPTLKKIIADGGSPIIASHLGRPKGVEEKYSLKHILAHVSKLLGVDVQFANDCVGEEAGIKAAALQPGEALLLENLRFYAEEEGKPRGLADDASDDVKAAAKKAIKESQKEFTKTLASYADVYVNDAFGTAHRAHASTALIADYFDAEHKMFGYLMQKEIDAVEKVMKETARPFTAIIGGSKVSSKIDIIENLLDKVNNLIIGGGMAFTFEKANGGKIGNSLCEDDKLELAKDIMAKAKANGVNLVIASDAKLGDKFANDANTQFTDADNIPDGWSGFDIGPKGEKEFTDVIMASKTILWNGPVGVFEFDNFAHGTETVAKAIATATKAGAFSLVGGGDSVAAVNKFNLADQVSYVSTGGGALLEFIEGKVLPGIKAIRGY; from the coding sequence ATGATTACAATTGACAAATTCAATTTTTCAGGAAAGAAAGCGTTCGTCAGAGTTGACTTCAATGTGCCTCTAGATGCAGATTTCAACATCACAGACGACACTCGTATCCGTGCAGCTATGCCTACACTAAAAAAAATCATAGCCGACGGTGGTAGCCCGATCATTGCATCTCACCTTGGACGTCCTAAAGGTGTAGAAGAAAAATATTCGCTGAAACATATCCTTGCTCACGTATCTAAACTTCTGGGAGTTGACGTGCAATTCGCTAACGACTGTGTAGGTGAAGAAGCCGGAATAAAAGCTGCTGCTCTTCAACCGGGCGAAGCTCTTTTGCTTGAAAACCTCCGCTTCTATGCTGAAGAAGAAGGCAAACCTCGCGGATTGGCCGATGATGCAAGCGATGACGTAAAAGCTGCTGCAAAGAAAGCTATCAAAGAAAGCCAGAAAGAATTTACAAAGACACTTGCATCTTATGCAGATGTATATGTAAATGACGCTTTCGGAACGGCTCACCGTGCACATGCTTCTACTGCGCTTATCGCGGATTACTTCGATGCTGAACACAAAATGTTCGGTTATCTGATGCAGAAAGAAATAGACGCTGTAGAGAAAGTAATGAAAGAAACTGCACGTCCGTTCACTGCAATCATCGGTGGATCGAAAGTATCTTCTAAAATAGATATCATCGAAAACCTGCTAGACAAAGTGAACAACCTTATCATCGGTGGTGGTATGGCTTTCACATTCGAAAAAGCGAATGGCGGCAAGATCGGTAATTCTCTTTGCGAAGACGACAAACTGGAACTGGCTAAAGACATTATGGCTAAAGCTAAGGCTAACGGAGTAAACCTGGTTATCGCCAGCGATGCCAAGCTTGGCGACAAGTTTGCAAACGATGCAAATACACAATTTACAGATGCCGACAATATCCCTGACGGATGGTCTGGTTTCGACATAGGCCCTAAAGGTGAAAAAGAATTCACTGATGTAATCATGGCTTCTAAAACTATCCTTTGGAATGGTCCTGTGGGCGTATTCGAATTCGACAACTTCGCTCACGGTACAGAAACTGTTGCTAAAGCAATTGCTACTGCAACTAAAGCCGGAGCATTCTCCCTTGTAGGTGGTGGTGACTCTGTTGCTGCGGTTAACAAGTTCAACCTAGCCGATCAGGTATCTTATGTATCTACTGGCGGTGGTGCTTTGCTTGAATTCATAGAAGGAAAAGTTCTTCCGGGAATTAAAGCTATCAGAGGATATTAA
- a CDS encoding MarC family protein, with the protein MTELLAYGLLVFTSFFTLINPISAMPVFLGLTSDMEPKDRVAVAKRAVVVSLIIVLVFAFSGQFLFRVFGISVNSFRIVGGAIFFVVGFDMLNARLSPIKAKGSEIKQTIKDIAITPLAIPMLCGPGAITNAIVLMEDADSILLKVTFVVALCLMLLVTYLILISSSKLIKRFGETGINVMMRLMGLIVMVIAVEFFLAGIRPFLESLFN; encoded by the coding sequence ATGACCGAATTGTTAGCCTACGGATTATTGGTTTTCACATCTTTCTTTACTCTTATAAACCCTATCAGCGCTATGCCTGTTTTTCTCGGGCTTACTTCCGATATGGAACCGAAAGACAGGGTTGCTGTGGCAAAACGGGCAGTGGTGGTTTCGCTGATTATCGTGTTGGTCTTTGCTTTTTCCGGGCAGTTTTTGTTCAGAGTATTTGGTATATCTGTCAACAGTTTCCGGATAGTAGGCGGCGCCATTTTCTTCGTTGTCGGTTTCGATATGCTTAATGCCCGGTTGTCGCCGATTAAGGCAAAGGGATCAGAGATAAAGCAGACAATCAAAGATATCGCTATTACACCACTAGCCATACCGATGCTTTGCGGCCCAGGGGCAATAACGAATGCTATCGTCTTGATGGAAGATGCGGATAGTATATTGCTAAAAGTAACTTTTGTAGTAGCACTATGTCTTATGTTGCTGGTTACTTATCTCATTCTTATCAGTTCATCAAAACTGATAAAACGGTTTGGCGAAACCGGTATCAATGTAATGATGCGTCTGATGGGACTTATAGTGATGGTAATAGCAGTTGAGTTTTTCCTGGCAGGGATAAGGCCATTTTTAGAGAGCCTTTTCAATTAA
- a CDS encoding DUF4328 domain-containing protein codes for MDELRSNSQRAKNAIALIWIVMITCAITLILEIIQLMVSYEIIPKEYISENTFFIIASVEGYTAILTFLAVIASAITFIQWFRRAYYNLEKKMNKLEYSNGWAAGAWFIPIINLFVPYRIMKELYIKTDQYLLFNSKEPYTERLKTDYVKGWWTIWIFSLIFGSISFRIEWSFSSIDTGSNLFLSVINSAIETTLCIITIIIIEDYNKAEKLLFETEEKEDSLIEKAL; via the coding sequence ATGGATGAATTAAGGTCTAACTCCCAAAGAGCAAAAAACGCCATCGCTTTAATATGGATTGTAATGATAACATGCGCAATAACACTTATTTTGGAGATTATCCAATTAATGGTTAGTTATGAAATTATACCCAAAGAATACATTTCTGAAAACACTTTTTTTATAATAGCATCAGTTGAGGGCTATACAGCGATATTGACATTTCTGGCGGTAATAGCATCGGCTATAACATTCATTCAGTGGTTCAGAAGAGCTTATTACAATCTTGAAAAGAAGATGAATAAACTCGAATATTCTAATGGATGGGCAGCCGGAGCTTGGTTTATTCCAATCATAAATCTGTTTGTTCCATACAGGATTATGAAAGAACTATATATAAAAACAGACCAGTATCTTTTGTTCAATAGTAAGGAGCCATATACAGAACGGCTGAAAACAGATTATGTTAAAGGATGGTGGACAATATGGATATTCAGCCTCATATTCGGAAGCATATCATTCAGAATCGAATGGAGTTTTTCATCCATTGACACCGGTTCCAATTTATTCCTGTCAGTAATAAATTCAGCAATAGAAACCACACTCTGTATAATCACTATTATAATTATTGAAGATTATAATAAAGCAGAAAAGCTTCTTTTCGAAACAGAAGAAAAAGAAGACTCCTTAATTGAAAAGGCTCTCTAA
- a CDS encoding AAA family ATPase has protein sequence MAQVDIRELTERIQSKSSFVESLTMGMDKVIVGQKHLVESLLIGLLADGHILLEGVPGLAKTLAIKSLASLIDAKYSRIQFTPDLLPADVIGTMIYSQKNEEFFVKHGPVFSNFVLADEINRAPAKVQSALLEAMQERQVTIGEKTYKLPSPFLVMATQNPIEQEGTYPLPEAQVDRFMLKVVINYPKKEEEKLILRNNLTGDYGKLTPVMKADEIIGAREVVKDVYLDEKIEKYIVDIVFATRFPEENGLTSLKGMIGFGASPRASISLALASRAYAFIKRRGYVIPEDIRAVCHDVLRHRIGLTYEAEANNTNSDEIISEILNKIEVP, from the coding sequence ATGGCGCAAGTTGACATTCGAGAACTTACCGAAAGGATACAGAGTAAAAGCTCATTTGTAGAATCTCTCACAATGGGTATGGATAAAGTGATTGTGGGACAAAAACATCTCGTAGAATCACTTTTGATAGGTCTTTTAGCTGATGGGCATATCCTGCTTGAAGGGGTGCCGGGTTTGGCAAAGACTCTGGCAATAAAATCTTTGGCTTCGCTCATCGATGCTAAGTATAGTCGTATACAGTTTACTCCCGACCTATTGCCTGCCGATGTTATCGGAACAATGATCTACAGCCAGAAAAACGAAGAGTTCTTCGTAAAACACGGACCTGTATTTTCAAATTTTGTATTGGCAGATGAAATAAACCGTGCTCCTGCCAAAGTACAGAGTGCATTACTCGAAGCCATGCAGGAACGCCAGGTGACAATTGGAGAAAAGACATATAAATTACCGTCCCCATTCCTGGTAATGGCAACTCAGAACCCTATTGAGCAGGAAGGTACTTATCCGCTTCCGGAAGCACAGGTAGACCGTTTCATGCTGAAAGTAGTGATAAATTACCCGAAGAAAGAAGAGGAAAAATTAATCCTGAGAAACAACCTGACAGGAGACTATGGTAAATTAACTCCGGTAATGAAAGCGGATGAAATCATTGGAGCCCGCGAAGTAGTGAAAGATGTTTATCTGGACGAAAAGATAGAGAAATATATTGTCGATATTGTATTTGCTACACGTTTCCCTGAGGAAAACGGATTGACATCGCTAAAAGGAATGATCGGTTTCGGAGCATCACCGCGTGCATCTATCAGTCTGGCTTTGGCTTCGCGTGCATATGCATTTATCAAACGCAGAGGTTACGTTATCCCTGAGGATATTCGTGCAGTATGCCACGACGTATTGCGCCACCGTATCGGACTGACATATGAAGCGGAAGCTAATAATACGAACTCCGATGAGATTATTAGCGAAATTTTGAATAAAATCGAAGTGCCTTGA
- a CDS encoding four helix bundle protein, whose translation MIQKDSIVYEKAYSFAIKIVGLHKSLNGKNEYILSKQILRCGTSGANIAEANGAISHADFSAKMSIAYKEVLETKYW comes from the coding sequence ATGATTCAAAAAGATAGTATAGTTTATGAGAAGGCTTATTCATTTGCAATAAAAATTGTAGGATTGCATAAATCCTTAAACGGAAAGAATGAATATATCTTGTCGAAACAAATACTTAGATGCGGAACATCTGGTGCAAATATTGCTGAAGCTAATGGTGCAATATCGCATGCCGATTTTTCGGCAAAAATGAGTATTGCATACAAAGAAGTGCTGGAAACTAAATACTGGTAA